From Cryptococcus neoformans var. grubii H99 chromosome 6, complete sequence:
TCTCTAGCGTTTGGAATCTGTGGTATCAAATTGTGGCTTGGCCTGTCGTCGAAGCACCCCGTTTCCGAAATGGCCAAATTGCAACTTTGGTCACGGGTGCCGCATCCGTTGGTATTGCCGTCGCCATTGTCTACTGCTCCAAAAAGTGGCCACCTGCTATTGCCAATGCGGAGTTGGATCATGAACGTGAAAGTGTAGCTGAAGGCGAGAAGAGTACAAGTaaggacgaagaggcgGGAGTCAGCGTTGAAGGTGTCGCTCATTAAGCGTTGGAATTCATCGTTGTTGGCGTATGTTCAGGTTATCAGATATCACAGATATAAATGTCCAAGTTGTCTATTATTAGTGTTAGGGCGCATAGCTTTATAAATATGGAAATTACCTTTCTAGATTTGATTGTCAACATTCAATTATCAACGTGGTGATTCTGTCGAATCGAATCATTAGTACTGTCATAAGGTACGTGCCGCAACGATATCCGAGGCCATGGTCAACCGACTCCTTGAAGCAGTGCTGTCTCACTGAAATCGTCGAAGATGGATAAAAAGTAGGCGCTATACGCTTCTGATCTTATTACGTTCCTACTTAAAAAGTCATCAAAAAATGGCGCCACCCGGGATCGAACCAGGGACCGCACGATTTGATTCTTTCTTTGAACTTCAGTCGTGCGCTCTCCCAACTGAGCTATGTCGCCGAATAGATAAAGTAATCCACATCGTATTTATTTGATCAAACTATGCTGTACATTTACATCCAACATACAACAGCAAAAGAATATGATGACGAATAATTTATTCGGTTGGCGTCATCAgccgtcctcttcttgttgcTTGGCAAAAGATAACGGACATGTACGTGGATGGCGATGCCCTCTTGTTGTTTTCTTTTAATTTCAACATCTTCGTGTGCGCGATAAGAATTGCCAGAACTCGTTTGGTCGATCAGAGTATTTCTACTTCTGCCCAAGAGCGTTTTTGATTATTGACCGTAACAACACAATCTATCTTTTGCCACTACTTTGCCAAGACTCCTTTTCATCGCCATGGCCACCAATCCTGATAGCCGTCCACTCCCCGATGGGTGGGTCCAGCAGTGAGTTTTACTGATTTGTGTCGCTGTGTGTTTTATCAAGGGTTGAACAGCTGGGCCTCTGTAGGTTTAACAGCGACCATCAAGCGTGGTTCTATGTTAATACAAAAGCTTCTGGCGGTCCGGCCAGTCAGTGGACTCAGTACGTCTGCCTCCCTCCATCGAAATGAGTATGGTCGCTGATTCTTTGTTGTCTGAAGCCCTGCAGATGACCAACCAAAGTATGCGCCACCGCCAGGAAACCCGCCTTCCAAAACATCCACGCCTTTTACTCCTGTAGATGAAAAGTCCTATGGAGCTTCCGACCCTTATTCTCAATCTTCCACCCCTCAGCCAGCGGGTCATCAGCAAACTCCTTATCAATCAGCTTCTCCGGGACCACAAAGTCAgcaggggaagaagcgagGCATTGGAGGATTGTTTTCCAAGTTTAATGGAAACAAGCCTTCGGGGTATCAGCAGAGTTACGGTCAAGCTTATccccagcagcagcaacaataCGGAGCATATCCCCAACAGGGAGCATATCCCCAACAGCAATATGGGTATGGCCAACAGCCTATGTATCAGCAACAGCCTATgtatcaacaacaacctATGTATCAGCAACAGCCCATGTATGCTCAACGGCCTCAGAGGTCAGGGATGGGTGCTGGCGGAGCTGTAAGTCATGTATGGCGTATCATTGGGATTTCTATGAGCTGACAGGAGTATGCTTATCGTAGGCGGCTCTTGGTGTAGGAGGTGGTCTTTTAGGTGGCATGCTCATTGGTGATATGATCAGTGATTCGCAGCATGATGCGTACATGGATGGATATCAGGATGGCGATATGGGAGGGGATATGGGAGGTGGTGATATGGGCGGTGATTTCTGATGTGATTGCTGCAACCATCTTTCATCGTTGGTACACTTTGCTATTGACGTTATATACGATGTAAAACAGCATGTTGTATGCATGTGAGAATGAGATAGTATGATTTCCTCCTGGTAGCTACAGTGGAACGCGACTGCTACGGTATCTACCGCCAAAAAAGCTGGCCAACATGTACAAGTAGTGTAGTGCAGCGGTAGACTGGCCAGTGATGAGTGGTGAACTAGTGTGATGAATTGATGTTAAAGTGGTAAGCAATGAAAGAGATGCTTGTCATCCTTAATGCGTGCTGCATGATAGCTTAGATTATGCATATATGTCATGCACCATGGCGAGAAAGAGCATTGCGAACAGGAGAAGATAATACGCACACGGAGTCGACAGAAATGTCCGACCGACAACTAAGCAGTCCGCCACACCATCATTATTACATAATCGTTGTGAAAAAATATTTTGGTGCCACTTGCGGACTTTTGCTTAAATCCCTCGAAACTCCGAGCGGCAACGCTTTAACGGATTGAAAGAGAACTTCGAATTCTGTTCTTTAACCGTCAAGCCCAAAAATGCCTCCCCAAGTTAAGACCAAGGGTGAGTTGAGGATACTTTTCACATGGACCGGAGGAGTAAGGAGGAGCATTGTGGAACGAGTCAAAAGGAGGAATAGCTGGCAAAGAACGTACGCTGACATATTTTCACAGCCCAAAAGGCCGCCGCCGCTATGGCCGGTTCCAAGGCCGGGTAAGTTCATCATCACATTCACCCCCCTCCAACATATATCATCCCCAGTGCTTCAAGCGGACACGGAGAAGGATTATGTTGGATATGGGAAAATGgcagagaaagaaatgGAACTGACTTGTGTTGGTTAACagtaagaagaagaagtggagcAAGGGCAAGGTGAAGGACAAGGCCAACAACGCCGTTGTCGTTGACAAGGCCGTCTAGTAAGTAGATTTTGAGAAAGCTACCAAACTTTGGCGGGACTGACAATTGTCCAGCGACCGAATCCTCAAGGAGGTCCCCACCTACAAGCTTATTTCTCAATCCGTCCTCATCGACCGAATGAAGATCAACGGTTCCCTCGCCCGACGTGCCATCGCTTtccttgagaaggagggtcTTATCAAGCGAGTTGTCCACCACCACGCTCAGCTCATCTACACCAGGGCGACTGCTGCTTAAGGAGTAGATGTATGATAGGGAGATGGATTGATTCAATGGCTTCATGTGTGCTTGTGCGATCTGCAATTTGGCAACATCTCTCGATCTTCGGAAACGATATTAAAAATAATCTCATTCAACCCCTGCTTCCAATGTTACTATTTAGTTTATGTCTGGCTAACCACTCCCAGACCTTGCTGCCGACTTCTCTCATGGTTTGTcgcacttcttctccctcctttcCGGCTTGAACCATAATTGGCCTGCCTGCATCACCGCCATCGCTCACCGATGTCACCAGTGGAAGTTTGCCTATGTCCATTAAAATCGTGCGAGATGTCAGTGTTTGGGCCAACTCACCTAGGACTTCCAAGTTCAAATCCTTTGCCGCTTTTTCGAATTTGGCCGAGCTGCCGAACAGCTCATGAGGTGTTGTACATGATGTGCAGGTGAAATGTGACATGTTGAGTAATAAGCCGATTATCTATGCGTCTGTTGAGCTTCTTCTGTAATCCCTGCCCAGTCGAAGAACATACCGGTATGGAGACCTTATTGAACATGCCGACACCTTTTCTAGCATCAATTAGAGCGACGTCTTGAGGTGTGGAAACGATGACAGCGCCTTTGTACTCTTTTTCAGTACTTGTGTAATTGAAGTACACCTTTTTCGATATTTACTTACCATCGACAGCAACCAACTGTCCGAGACTCAACTGCACATCGCCCGTTCCGGGTGGCATATCGATTACCAGCACGTCTAAATCTTCATTGCTTCCAGTCACACTGGGAGATGTCCAGTCAACGTCAAAAAGTAATTGCTGGACAgccttcatcaccatcataCCTCGCCAGACGACGGGAGAGTCGTTTTCGGGGTTGGGAGCTAGCATTCCATGAGCTGGAGGGGATCGACGTAAGTTGCGAAGCGACTTACGGAGAAGATAGCCTATAGACATAGTTTTGACTCCATGATTTTGTAATGGCAATAGTTTGTTTTCTTCAATCAGTTCTTATCAGCCTTCCTCGTATCTTTGTTATAGCGAGCAAATGCATACCGTCACTAAGTCTTGGATCGCCGGCATTCTCCAAACCCATCAATTTCGGCACTGATGGCCCAAATATGTCTAGATCAAGGAGTCCGACTTTTGGTGCGCGGTCGAATGGAGAAGCGTTGAGCAAAGAGAGAGCGAGATTGGCTTTGTGGGATGATTGTCAATGATGAATTGATTACATTTGACGAGGGCATTCATGGTCTATGGGACAGGAAGAGGGACTCACCAGCTACAGTACTTTTGCCCACTCCCCCTTTACCACTTGCAACGACGACGATTTGCTTGACGCCTCTTATTTTAGATTTCTGGGGAGGtgctcctcttctgggGATGGTAGGCGGCGGGTTCGGGTTGCGTTTCGGGATACCCTATGGACGGTGGTTGTCAGTGGCTGCTGGAGAGGGCTCGTTGGACGTACGAGCGGGTTTTCATGGGAGCGCACCCGGGCAGAGACATGCAGAGTTCTCTGTGGGTGGAGGAGCGGGCGGAGAGAggcgagagggaggagaggacgCTGCATTATGGTGGAGTGGGGAGATGTATACAAAAGCCACTCGAGCAAAATCCCACTCGGTACTAACAAAAATAATCCTCAGCCTTGTGCGTCATTTCCCAATCACCTCTCGACCGCCGCTAGTCCCTCACCATCAAAAACCCCCTGCTCCCCATCAGACACCCTCTCCACACCATCCCTTCCTGCGTGCACACTACCCGCCCCCGCCACTCATTCACTGCAAAGTCACATACACGGCCTCACGGTCCCCTCGCCACACACACACCTCCGCATCGCCCTTCCACGAATCCACAAATTCGCCTACCCACAGCTCGCCTCCTGCATACACGTAACTCGACCCCATAAAACCTCCCTCCACATCCCATGGAACGATAGTACGCCGCCAGGAAAACATGGATAATACCCTTGCGCCATCTAAAGGCAAAAAGCCCGGAGGCGCCAGACCTAACCCTAGCAGTCGACCTGAAGGCGGTGGGCCGACCAGGCCAGCCGGGGCGAGTGGTGTGCCAAAGCTCAGTATACCTCCAGGCAACGTCCGTAAGTGCACAATATTGTCAAACTTATGGACATATCAACTGACGTCAATGGGATCCAGCAGGTATGCATGTTGACCAAGCAGGCCAGGGAGGATGGCATCAGCCCGCCTCTCTCCCATCTCTTGCGCTCCGTCCAATGCgcccttccccatccccctcatcttcatcccgCCCTAAACTATCTCTGGCCCCGCTTACCCCGACTATTCCTGCGTCGTCAAGCTCTGCCCCTTCTTCAGCGGCCCTAGCACCTCCCAATAGACCAGCACTTTTGAACGCTCAGTCTGCTAGAGGATATGGGGAAAGAAGCACACCAAGCTTGAAACTTTCTATTCCAGGGGCCAGCTCCGTTGGACCAGGCTTTTCTACAGAACACGATTATCCTCTTGAACTGCCGGATGATACCGACGCATTGTCCTCTGAACTGAAGACACCGACGCCTGGACATCCTGCTGGAGGAGGCTTGAATCTAAGTCTGTCTTCCCTCTCACTTACGTCTTCTGAGGATGCGAATCCCACATTACAAGCTCGCGGGAGGGACtatgatgaaggagaatcGTCATATGGTTACGGGTGTGTGGGTAACGGTCTGATTGGACCTGGGGGAGATGCGATCAGCGCCATGACGGAGGATATTAGACAAGCACTGTCTCGAAACCGGTTTGAAACTGAGTCCGACAGGGGCGGGGCGAGGAGCCGAGCGGGCAGTTTGATGAGCGATAGTAGCCGGACTACAGCAGGGCGTGA
This genomic window contains:
- a CDS encoding MRP family ATP-binding protein, yielding MQRPLLPLASLRPLLHPQRTLHVSARVRSHENPLGIPKRNPNPPPTIPRRGAPPQKSKIRGVKQIVVVASGKGGVGKSTVAANLALSLLNASPFDRAPKVGLLDLDIFGPSVPKLMGLENAGDPRLSDENKLLPLQNHGVKTMSIGYLLPPNPENDSPVVWRGMMVMKAVQQLLFDVDWTSPSVTGSNEDLDVLVIDMPPGTGDVQLSLGQLVAVDGAVIVSTPQDVALIDARKGVGMFNKVSIPIIGLLLNMSHFTCTSCTTPHELFGSSAKFEKAAKDLNLEVLGKLPLVTSVSDGGDAGRPIMVQAGKEGEEVRQTMREVGSKVWEWLARHKLNSNIGSRG
- a CDS encoding small subunit ribosomal protein S25e — its product is MPPQVKTKAQKAAAAMAGSKAGKKKKWSKGKVKDKANNAVVVDKAVYDRILKEVPTYKLISQSVLIDRMKINGSLARRAIAFLEKEGLIKRVVHHHAQLIYTRATAA